The following are from one region of the Rhizobium sullae genome:
- the miaA gene encoding tRNA (adenosine(37)-N6)-dimethylallyltransferase MiaA yields MENLLSATSAILITGPTASGKSALAVELAKRHGGAVINADSMQVYDTLRILTARPSEAEMQGVPHHLYGYVPAGDLYSTGAWLRDVTVLLPELRAKGQLPVFVGGTGLYFKALTGGLSDMPAIPEEIRTRLRARLLDEGAETLHAELARLDPAAAGTLSIQDGQRIVRALEVVEATGQSILRYQERAGPVIVDPASAEKIVVLPERAVLHQRINGRFEKMLEQGAEDEVKTLLALGLSPEMPVMKAIGVSQIAAMLKGEMTRSEVIEKGAAATRQYAKRQMTWFRNQMDESWKHLTSPQP; encoded by the coding sequence ATGGAAAACCTTCTGAGCGCAACAAGTGCGATCCTGATAACCGGGCCGACTGCCAGCGGCAAGTCCGCGCTTGCTGTGGAATTGGCGAAACGCCACGGCGGCGCTGTCATCAACGCCGACAGCATGCAGGTCTACGATACGCTTCGCATCCTGACGGCGCGGCCGTCCGAGGCGGAGATGCAGGGCGTGCCGCATCATCTCTACGGTTATGTGCCGGCCGGCGATCTCTATTCGACGGGGGCCTGGCTGCGCGACGTCACGGTGTTGCTGCCCGAGCTACGCGCCAAGGGGCAATTGCCGGTTTTCGTAGGCGGGACGGGGCTTTACTTCAAGGCGCTGACCGGGGGCCTATCGGATATGCCGGCGATACCGGAGGAGATCCGCACCCGCCTGCGGGCGCGCTTGCTGGATGAAGGAGCGGAGACGCTGCATGCCGAGCTTGCCAGGCTCGATCCGGCGGCTGCAGGCACTCTCAGCATCCAGGACGGGCAGCGCATCGTGCGTGCCCTGGAGGTCGTGGAGGCAACGGGGCAATCGATTCTGCGTTACCAAGAACGAGCAGGGCCGGTGATCGTCGATCCGGCAAGCGCTGAAAAGATCGTCGTCTTGCCCGAGCGCGCTGTGCTTCACCAGCGCATCAACGGGCGCTTCGAGAAAATGCTGGAGCAGGGTGCTGAAGATGAGGTCAAGACGCTTTTGGCGCTCGGCCTTTCACCGGAAATGCCGGTGATGAAGGCAATCGGCGTCTCGCAGATTGCAGCCATGCTGAAAGGCGAGATGACGCGCAGCGAAGTGATCGAAAAGGGTGCCGCTGCGACGCGGCAATATGCCAAGCGGCAGATGACCTGGTTTCGCAATCAGATGGACGAGAGCTGGAAGCACCTGACATCGCCGCAGCCGTGA
- a CDS encoding ABC transporter ATP-binding protein: MASVTFNNVYKKFGEFLAVANFNLEVKDKEFLVLLGPSGCGKTTTMRMVAGLEEATSGDIYIDADRINGVLPKYRDVAMVFQSYALYPHLTVEDNIGYPLKIRKVPSAERKRQIVEVARRVELDTLLSRLPKELSGGQRQRVALARAIVRTPRVFLMDEPLSNLDAKLRTQMRAELKHLQHELQVTTIYVTHDQIEAMTLAHRVAVMNKGVIEQLGTPREIYNDPRTLFVAGFIGSPPMNLIPGEVRNGVFVSAGLKVGGIGQANLSRAVLGVRSEDVHPTEAADADVNLVAPIYSVELTGENTHVSLRLGGQLMTLRADKNFTGQIDQQIGVKVATDRVFLFDGETQYRVDF, from the coding sequence ATGGCGTCCGTCACGTTCAACAACGTCTACAAGAAGTTCGGCGAATTCCTCGCCGTGGCCAACTTCAACCTCGAAGTCAAAGACAAGGAGTTTCTCGTTCTGCTCGGCCCCTCCGGCTGCGGCAAGACGACGACCATGCGCATGGTCGCGGGTCTCGAGGAAGCGACGTCCGGCGACATCTACATTGACGCGGACCGCATTAACGGTGTCCTGCCGAAGTATCGCGACGTCGCAATGGTCTTCCAGTCGTATGCTTTGTATCCCCACCTCACGGTGGAGGATAATATCGGCTACCCGCTGAAGATCCGCAAAGTTCCGTCCGCCGAACGCAAACGGCAAATAGTCGAGGTCGCACGACGTGTGGAACTCGACACGCTGTTGTCGCGGCTGCCGAAGGAACTTTCCGGCGGCCAGCGCCAGCGTGTCGCGCTCGCGCGGGCCATCGTGCGCACGCCGCGGGTCTTTCTCATGGACGAGCCGCTGTCCAATCTCGACGCCAAGCTTCGCACCCAGATGCGCGCCGAGCTGAAGCACCTTCAACATGAACTGCAGGTCACAACGATCTATGTCACCCACGACCAGATAGAAGCCATGACGCTTGCCCACCGCGTGGCCGTGATGAACAAGGGCGTGATCGAGCAGCTCGGGACGCCGCGAGAAATCTACAACGATCCGCGCACCCTCTTCGTTGCCGGATTTATAGGCTCGCCGCCGATGAACCTGATTCCGGGGGAAGTGAGGAACGGTGTATTCGTTAGCGCCGGCCTCAAGGTGGGGGGTATCGGCCAGGCAAACCTCTCTCGCGCCGTCCTCGGTGTCCGCTCGGAAGACGTCCATCCGACCGAAGCTGCGGATGCGGACGTCAACCTGGTTGCGCCGATCTATTCGGTGGAACTCACCGGTGAAAACACGCATGTCAGCCTGCGGTTGGGTGGCCAGCTCATGACCTTGCGCGCCGACAAGAATTTCACCGGTCAGATCGACCAGCAGATCGGCGTCAAGGTTGCCACGGATCGGGTGTTTCTGTTCGATGGAGAGACGCAATATCGTGTTGACTTCTAG
- a CDS encoding GNAT family N-acetyltransferase has product MTVIATTERLLLRNWTDADRPLFHEINSDPEVMEFFAFRRGRAEADSMLDSIRDAIATTGLGFYAMALKESDEPIGFCGLWKPDLEPFLPAGTIEIGWRLAKRHWGKGYATEAGEAALRHGFAQFAPPEIVSFAVTDNHRSTAVMRRLGLHHDPHRDFDHPRVPDTHPHLKRHVLYAISRQQWERGIG; this is encoded by the coding sequence ATGACAGTGATCGCGACGACGGAGCGTCTACTTTTGCGCAATTGGACGGATGCGGACCGGCCACTTTTCCACGAGATCAATTCCGATCCCGAAGTGATGGAATTCTTCGCCTTCCGCCGCGGCCGCGCCGAAGCAGATTCGATGCTGGACAGCATCCGCGATGCCATTGCCACGACAGGGCTTGGCTTCTATGCCATGGCCCTGAAGGAATCCGACGAACCGATCGGCTTTTGCGGCCTCTGGAAGCCAGATCTCGAACCGTTCCTCCCGGCGGGCACAATCGAAATCGGCTGGCGCCTTGCGAAGCGGCATTGGGGCAAGGGATATGCGACAGAAGCGGGAGAGGCGGCACTCCGCCATGGCTTCGCCCAATTTGCTCCTCCTGAAATCGTCTCTTTCGCGGTAACGGACAATCATCGTTCCACCGCGGTCATGCGCCGGCTTGGCCTGCATCACGATCCGCACCGCGATTTCGACCATCCCCGAGTTCCCGACACGCATCCGCATCTAAAACGCCACGTGCTCTATGCGATCAGCCGTCAGCAATGGGAACGAGGGATCGGCTGA
- a CDS encoding flavin reductase family protein: MTNKKEHTHFDFAALTERERYKLLIGTVIPRPIALITTVSRDGEPNAGPFSFFNVLTHDPAVVAIGVENYSDMSFKDTARNIRETGEFTIHIVDQALVDQMEICAIKFGPDVSELAEAGLATAPGQMVRSPRILSAPAALECRRHTTLQVGPAREIILGEVLGVFVRSDAVNPSNFHVDQQMMDAVGRMGGNTYARTRDQFDVKTMTKEEWFSREEILKSADA, encoded by the coding sequence ATGACCAACAAAAAAGAACACACCCATTTCGATTTCGCAGCCCTGACAGAACGGGAGCGGTACAAGCTCCTGATCGGAACGGTCATTCCCCGGCCGATCGCCCTGATCACCACGGTGAGCAGGGATGGCGAACCCAATGCCGGTCCATTCAGCTTCTTCAATGTGCTGACGCACGATCCAGCCGTCGTCGCCATCGGCGTCGAGAACTATTCCGATATGAGCTTCAAGGATACCGCCCGCAACATCCGCGAAACAGGGGAGTTCACCATCCACATCGTCGATCAGGCACTCGTTGACCAGATGGAAATCTGTGCGATCAAGTTCGGCCCCGACGTGAGCGAGCTTGCCGAGGCCGGCCTGGCGACGGCGCCTGGACAGATGGTGCGAAGCCCCCGCATCCTGTCGGCACCGGCTGCGCTCGAATGCCGCCGCCACACGACCCTGCAGGTCGGCCCGGCCCGCGAGATCATTCTTGGAGAGGTGCTCGGCGTCTTTGTCCGAAGCGATGCGGTCAACCCCTCGAACTTCCATGTCGATCAGCAGATGATGGATGCAGTCGGACGAATGGGCGGCAACACCTATGCCCGGACGCGCGATCAGTTCGATGTCAAAACCATGACGAAGGAGGAGTGGTTTTCGCGCGAGGAAATCTTAAAATCTGCTGATGCCTGA
- a CDS encoding ABC transporter substrate-binding protein, with protein MLRKLFLTLAIATSALAINGVAWADITILVPSGSEGDGLRAAADDYAKMKGTKVEIVQAPYANVFEKAANAGQTKSGAFDIVLMDDPWIPFFAENGHLEDLSSYFAKLGVPGPDNDFLAKSLSVCRNPYNTGPFVCIPYVGNAQMFFYDGAKFAQAGLAGTPATWDDVYKAAKAITDAGGGRFYGYVFRGGQGNNVVADFMPLLWSYGANLFNADRTKVTLDTKEAKDAMTMFMTLREISPKGVESFGPEDVGRAMTSGIASSSINWPNWVATFEDPSQSQVVGKISYAPMPAGTHAGSSEIGHWTMGITSASKNKQEAFDFMSWATSPEQIKISATRGNPPVRFSVFTDPELTSQPQFRHYPTLMQAINFSTPRPRHPKWPEIENALGIELSKAVAGTVTPNEALKNAQEAISKITNMY; from the coding sequence ATGCTTCGCAAATTGTTTCTCACCTTGGCTATTGCGACGTCCGCACTCGCGATCAACGGAGTCGCATGGGCCGACATCACGATCCTCGTGCCTTCGGGCAGCGAGGGCGACGGCCTTAGAGCCGCTGCCGACGACTACGCGAAAATGAAGGGCACAAAGGTCGAAATCGTCCAGGCCCCTTACGCCAACGTTTTCGAGAAGGCAGCGAATGCTGGCCAGACAAAATCGGGCGCTTTCGATATCGTGCTGATGGACGATCCATGGATCCCGTTCTTCGCCGAGAATGGCCATCTCGAGGATCTCAGCAGTTATTTCGCCAAGCTTGGGGTTCCGGGCCCCGACAATGACTTCCTGGCAAAGTCGTTGTCGGTTTGCCGCAACCCATACAATACTGGCCCGTTCGTGTGCATTCCCTATGTCGGCAACGCACAGATGTTCTTTTATGACGGTGCCAAGTTCGCTCAGGCGGGACTCGCCGGCACGCCTGCAACTTGGGACGATGTCTACAAGGCAGCCAAGGCGATCACCGATGCCGGCGGAGGACGGTTCTACGGCTACGTGTTCCGCGGCGGACAAGGCAATAACGTGGTCGCCGATTTCATGCCGCTCCTGTGGTCGTACGGTGCCAATCTCTTCAATGCCGACCGCACCAAAGTGACACTTGACACTAAGGAAGCCAAGGACGCGATGACGATGTTCATGACGCTCAGGGAGATCTCGCCCAAGGGCGTCGAGAGCTTCGGGCCCGAGGACGTCGGTCGCGCAATGACGTCGGGTATCGCCTCCTCATCGATCAACTGGCCGAACTGGGTCGCCACCTTCGAGGACCCGAGCCAGAGCCAGGTGGTCGGCAAGATCTCCTACGCGCCGATGCCGGCAGGCACACACGCCGGCTCGTCGGAGATTGGACATTGGACCATGGGCATAACGTCGGCTTCGAAGAACAAGCAGGAAGCCTTCGACTTCATGAGCTGGGCGACCTCGCCCGAGCAGATCAAGATTTCCGCCACGCGCGGCAATCCGCCGGTCCGCTTCTCGGTGTTCACGGATCCCGAACTAACGTCGCAGCCGCAATTCCGGCATTACCCGACGCTGATGCAGGCGATCAATTTCTCGACGCCGCGGCCGCGCCATCCCAAATGGCCCGAGATCGAGAACGCACTCGGCATCGAGCTCTCCAAAGCGGTTGCGGGCACTGTCACACCGAACGAGGCTTTGAAGAACGCGCAGGAAGCAATCTCAAAGATTACGAACATGTACTAG
- the serB gene encoding phosphoserine phosphatase SerB — MALVATLVANPSNPVLTPRFAEQAAETVKASGLYWLADGIACDIALRDGTDTQAAEANILAIIASAPIDLVVQEAETRRKKLLIADMDSTMIGQECIDELAAEVGLKDEVAAITARAMNGEIAFEPSLRERVALLKGLPVSVVDEVIAKRITLTPGGPELIATMKSKGCYTALVSGGFTVFTNRIAAILGFDENRANILLEEDGQLSGFVAEPILGKQAKVDALSDISARLGISTEEAIAVGDGANDLGMIHLAGSGVALHAKPTVAAEAKMRINHGDLTALLYIQGYRKTNFVTP, encoded by the coding sequence ATGGCTCTCGTTGCCACGCTTGTTGCCAATCCGTCAAATCCCGTCCTCACGCCGAGGTTCGCCGAACAGGCCGCCGAAACCGTGAAGGCATCCGGGCTCTACTGGCTGGCGGACGGTATCGCCTGCGATATCGCCCTTCGCGACGGCACCGATACGCAAGCGGCAGAGGCGAATATCCTCGCCATCATCGCCAGCGCGCCGATCGATCTGGTCGTCCAGGAGGCCGAAACGCGCCGCAAGAAACTGCTGATCGCCGACATGGATTCGACGATGATCGGACAGGAGTGCATCGATGAGCTCGCCGCCGAAGTCGGCCTCAAGGACGAGGTCGCAGCTATCACGGCGCGTGCCATGAACGGCGAGATCGCCTTTGAACCCTCCCTTCGCGAACGCGTGGCGCTTCTGAAGGGCCTGCCCGTCTCGGTCGTCGACGAGGTCATCGCTAAGCGCATCACGCTGACGCCAGGCGGTCCGGAACTGATCGCCACGATGAAATCGAAAGGCTGTTACACCGCCCTCGTCTCCGGCGGCTTCACTGTCTTCACCAACCGCATTGCCGCAATCCTCGGCTTCGACGAAAACCGCGCCAACATCCTTCTCGAAGAGGACGGCCAGCTCTCCGGCTTCGTCGCCGAGCCGATCCTCGGCAAGCAGGCCAAGGTGGATGCGCTCAGCGACATTTCCGCGAGGCTCGGCATCTCCACCGAAGAAGCGATTGCCGTCGGCGACGGCGCCAACGATCTCGGCATGATCCATCTTGCCGGTTCCGGCGTCGCCTTGCACGCCAAACCCACCGTCGCCGCCGAAGCGAAAATGCGCATCAACCACGGCGATCTGACCGCGCTGCTTTATATCCAGGGCTACCGCAAGACGAATTTTGTGACGCCATGA
- a CDS encoding ScyD/ScyE family protein has protein sequence MRPFCALMIAAGLLFLAAGAGAEPAVAPGYKLETFNMPDAAFAGLSRDGGTLLVSDLASGRLYRRSMDGKLVAFGPIFPHGLDVIGDPTGPYRVVRAGDVFVVAQGWKPVNSDEDPFDHALVAVDAAGQARIISSDFWNPFDFIVAGGTYYVIDSARNSIERLQADGRKITLMTFRRMAEAATGLRNLSPTEFAEGNSYEVDAVPTGIALRDGRLYIALFGGFPFLAGAGKIVSLPEAGHALKPQLDVEGLNAPVSIAFDNDGEMLVLEHGTYNQKEGFQKGSGRLLELNKMTPDRKIILDGLTRPVSVLVWDDRRLVVSELGGSLHFLTRESAR, from the coding sequence ATGCGTCCGTTCTGCGCCTTGATGATTGCGGCTGGTCTTCTGTTCCTGGCAGCCGGTGCCGGCGCCGAGCCGGCGGTTGCGCCCGGCTATAAGCTCGAGACCTTCAACATGCCGGACGCGGCCTTCGCAGGTCTCTCCCGCGACGGCGGGACCTTGCTCGTCAGTGATCTCGCCAGCGGCCGGCTTTACCGGCGTAGCATGGATGGCAAGCTTGTCGCATTCGGTCCGATATTTCCTCATGGCCTCGACGTGATCGGCGACCCGACCGGTCCCTATCGTGTCGTCCGGGCCGGCGATGTCTTTGTCGTTGCCCAGGGATGGAAACCGGTCAATTCCGACGAGGATCCGTTCGACCACGCCCTCGTTGCGGTCGATGCTGCTGGTCAGGCCCGTATCATCAGCAGCGATTTCTGGAATCCGTTCGATTTCATCGTGGCGGGCGGAACCTACTATGTGATCGACTCCGCGCGAAACAGTATCGAACGCCTGCAGGCGGACGGCCGGAAAATCACGCTCATGACATTCCGCCGCATGGCGGAAGCGGCCACGGGGTTGCGCAACCTTTCGCCGACGGAGTTCGCGGAAGGCAACAGCTACGAAGTCGACGCGGTGCCGACCGGCATCGCCCTTCGAGACGGGCGCCTCTATATTGCGTTGTTCGGCGGCTTTCCTTTCCTTGCTGGTGCTGGAAAGATCGTTTCGCTTCCCGAAGCCGGCCATGCGTTGAAGCCGCAGCTTGACGTCGAAGGACTCAATGCGCCAGTGAGTATCGCTTTCGACAATGATGGAGAGATGCTTGTCCTCGAACACGGCACCTATAACCAAAAAGAAGGTTTTCAAAAGGGTAGCGGGCGGTTGCTCGAGCTCAATAAAATGACACCCGACCGAAAGATCATTCTCGACGGCCTGACGCGACCAGTGTCCGTCCTCGTTTGGGACGACCGGAGGCTCGTCGTTTCCGAGTTAGGCGGCAGTCTCCATTTTCTGACACGCGAATCTGCTCGTTGA
- a CDS encoding carbohydrate ABC transporter permease, producing the protein MLAYLGMAFVLFITIFPVYWLAQNSFKLDIDIFAVPPVWFDFSPTLKHYEAAFIGQPFLTYAFNSLAIAMATTIVSLIFGTMAGYALARFEYPGQWRYQISFWILSTRMMPPIVTIIPLFIFFNFFNLLNTRLAVVVAYTAFNLPFVTWMMKSYFQDLPPELEEAAMVDGDTRWGAFLRIALPLARPGIAATAIFSLILAWNEFLLALILTQTERSMTLPVGISGRVTQYTTHWGEISAAGFLASIPIIIFALIVQKHLVRGLSLGAVKG; encoded by the coding sequence ATGCTGGCCTATCTGGGGATGGCATTTGTGCTGTTCATCACCATCTTTCCTGTCTACTGGCTTGCCCAGAATTCATTCAAGCTCGACATCGACATCTTCGCTGTGCCGCCGGTGTGGTTCGATTTTTCGCCGACCCTCAAGCACTATGAAGCGGCCTTCATAGGGCAGCCGTTCCTGACCTACGCCTTCAACAGTCTGGCCATCGCCATGGCGACGACGATCGTCTCTCTGATCTTCGGTACCATGGCCGGCTACGCCCTGGCCCGCTTCGAGTATCCGGGCCAATGGCGCTACCAGATCTCGTTTTGGATCCTATCCACGCGTATGATGCCGCCGATTGTGACGATCATCCCGCTGTTCATCTTCTTCAACTTTTTCAACCTGCTGAACACCAGGCTTGCTGTCGTCGTGGCCTACACCGCCTTCAACCTTCCCTTCGTGACCTGGATGATGAAGAGCTACTTCCAGGATCTCCCACCCGAACTTGAGGAGGCCGCGATGGTCGATGGTGACACGCGCTGGGGGGCCTTTCTCCGGATAGCCCTTCCGTTGGCACGGCCCGGCATCGCCGCAACGGCGATCTTCAGCCTGATTCTTGCCTGGAATGAGTTTCTGCTCGCGCTGATCCTGACCCAGACGGAGCGGTCGATGACGCTGCCGGTTGGCATTTCCGGCCGGGTAACTCAGTACACCACTCATTGGGGCGAGATCAGCGCCGCCGGTTTCCTAGCCAGCATTCCGATCATCATCTTCGCGCTGATCGTCCAGAAGCACCTCGTCCGGGGATTGTCCCTGGGCGCCGTCAAAGGCTGA
- a CDS encoding carbohydrate ABC transporter permease: MVRSESGTLTAQLRPGGGLERWAERHLRILMLAPTLLILAGLTLFPTVYMLTAALQKVSPDPSVPREFVGLGNFARMLTDPELHLAVRNTVVFTSVAVTLEFLLGLGLALLFDKYIRRLNFLKTILLVPMMIPPIAVALTWKLIYQPQFGVLNELMYRLGLPAQAWAGDVNLAMATIIAADVWEWTPFIFLLMLAGLASLPSEPYEAAQVDGASAWRQFWDLTIPFLKPVIAIALLLRIMDALRLFDLVFILTVGGPAGATETLSLYIFKVAFTFVDIGYAAAISLVVLFVTVGFSTWFIKRLRLAD; this comes from the coding sequence ATGGTGAGGTCCGAAAGCGGCACATTGACGGCGCAGCTTCGGCCGGGTGGCGGTCTGGAGCGATGGGCAGAGCGTCACCTGCGCATCCTCATGCTGGCGCCGACTCTCCTGATCCTCGCGGGGTTGACGCTATTTCCGACCGTCTACATGCTCACCGCGGCGCTACAAAAGGTCAGCCCCGACCCGAGTGTGCCTCGCGAGTTCGTCGGTCTCGGCAATTTCGCGCGGATGCTCACCGATCCCGAACTTCACCTCGCCGTCAGGAACACGGTGGTGTTCACCAGCGTCGCGGTGACGCTTGAATTTCTCCTCGGCCTCGGCCTTGCCCTGCTTTTCGACAAATACATTCGCCGATTGAATTTCCTCAAAACAATCCTGTTGGTCCCCATGATGATCCCGCCGATCGCCGTGGCGCTGACGTGGAAGCTTATTTATCAGCCGCAATTCGGTGTCCTCAACGAGTTGATGTACCGCCTCGGGTTGCCCGCCCAGGCGTGGGCCGGCGATGTCAACCTCGCCATGGCAACGATCATCGCGGCAGATGTCTGGGAGTGGACGCCGTTCATCTTTCTGCTGATGTTGGCGGGGCTGGCAAGCCTGCCGAGCGAGCCTTATGAGGCCGCGCAGGTTGACGGCGCCTCCGCCTGGCGCCAGTTCTGGGACCTGACCATTCCGTTCCTCAAGCCGGTGATCGCCATCGCCTTGCTCCTCCGAATCATGGATGCGCTCAGGCTGTTCGATCTGGTGTTCATCCTCACCGTGGGCGGCCCAGCGGGGGCAACCGAGACGCTCAGCCTCTATATCTTCAAGGTCGCGTTCACATTCGTCGACATTGGCTATGCCGCGGCGATCTCGCTGGTGGTGCTGTTCGTAACGGTCGGCTTCAGCACCTGGTTCATCAAGCGGTTGCGGCTGGCGGATTGA